The following coding sequences lie in one Candidatus Omnitrophota bacterium genomic window:
- a CDS encoding glycosyltransferase has product MKLSIIVPAHNEEDNIGSLIDKAELILKIDFELLVVNDHSSDSTASIVLDKMRLFGNVRLIENKLDAGFANALRSGFANASGDLILPLMADLCDDLGTVNIMYNKINEGYDVVCGSRYIKGGARIGGSKLKGFLSSLAGWSSYYLLGVSTHDIANAFKMYRKGVIGSINIQAKGFEISMELPLKAYYAGFKITETPTKWREREKGKSSFRMFDLIPNYLKLYLWALKKRMGF; this is encoded by the coding sequence ATGAAATTATCGATAATCGTTCCGGCGCATAATGAAGAGGATAATATTGGCAGCCTTATCGACAAAGCCGAATTAATTTTAAAAATTGATTTTGAATTACTGGTAGTTAATGACCATTCTTCTGATTCTACAGCCAGTATTGTTCTTGATAAGATGCGGCTCTTTGGTAATGTCCGCTTAATTGAAAATAAGTTGGATGCTGGATTTGCCAATGCTTTACGGTCAGGATTTGCCAATGCTTCAGGAGATCTTATTTTACCCCTTATGGCTGATCTTTGTGATGATCTGGGTACGGTTAATATAATGTATAATAAAATTAACGAAGGCTATGATGTAGTTTGTGGTTCCAGATATATTAAAGGCGGCGCAAGGATCGGAGGTTCTAAGCTAAAAGGATTCTTATCCTCTTTGGCTGGTTGGAGTTCATATTATTTATTAGGTGTATCCACTCATGATATTGCTAATGCTTTTAAAATGTATAGGAAAGGGGTTATCGGCAGTATCAATATTCAAGCAAAAGGTTTTGAAATATCCATGGAATTGCCACTTAAAGCATACTACGCTGGCTTTAAGATAACCGAAACACCTACGAAGTGGCGTGAAAGAGAAAAAGGTAAATCCAGTTTTAGAATGTTTGACCTAATTCCCAATTATTTAAAGCTTTATCTTTGGGCACTTAAGAAAAGGATGGGTTTCTAA
- a CDS encoding glycosyltransferase family 2 protein yields the protein MALLSVIVPVFNEAKTIKQVIDKIYSVNIDKEIIVIDNCSTDGTQKILSLLHYDNLKVIYHSSNRGKGASFLTGLDNATGEYIVTQDADLEYDPNDYLRLFEEIKDDKYDMVSGARFFEGHHGLLMHVAGNKVLTFVLNFLYGAKLNDCATCYKMARRQVYKTFALESTGFDMDFEIICKALRKGLRIKELAVSYHPRSYKEGKKIRINDAFWAILTMFKYRFWR from the coding sequence ATGGCATTACTTTCAGTTATTGTACCAGTTTTTAATGAAGCCAAGACCATAAAACAGGTAATTGACAAAATTTATTCTGTGAATATCGATAAAGAAATTATTGTAATTGATAATTGCTCAACTGATGGGACGCAAAAAATTTTAAGCCTGTTACATTATGATAATTTAAAAGTTATTTATCATAGCAGTAACCGCGGCAAGGGAGCATCTTTCTTAACCGGTTTAGATAATGCTACTGGCGAGTATATTGTTACTCAAGATGCTGATTTGGAATATGATCCGAATGATTATCTGCGTTTATTCGAAGAGATTAAAGACGATAAGTATGATATGGTTTCAGGAGCGCGTTTTTTTGAAGGCCACCATGGGTTATTAATGCATGTAGCAGGCAACAAAGTCTTAACGTTTGTGCTGAACTTTCTTTATGGAGCAAAACTAAATGATTGCGCAACTTGTTATAAAATGGCACGCAGGCAGGTGTATAAAACATTTGCATTAGAATCCACTGGTTTTGATATGGATTTTGAAATTATCTGTAAAGCATTGAGGAAAGGTTTGAGAATTAAAGAATTAGCTGTTTCTTATCACCCACGTTCTTATAAAGAAGGAAAGAAAATCAGGATTAATGATGCTTTCTGGGCGATTTTAACTATGTTTAAGTATAGATTTTGGAGGTAA